The Panicum virgatum strain AP13 chromosome 5K, P.virgatum_v5, whole genome shotgun sequence genome has a window encoding:
- the LOC120709778 gene encoding protein FAR1-RELATED SEQUENCE 5-like: MQANSLKKTIVLEECNQDAASHELEMDRNVEEEDRSKSIEEVEIEDDVGSDDEATISKNQDYIFPTPEEVKKCAKPCVGMRFQSLTEAQRYLNAHGLLNGYAIRKGTNYLKKTYHLECNRSGKARVMENPQRIRRRNYIVKTDCKMKVVVKLINGQWVFTKVDPVHNHNVVSNPSLTKFFLNHKRMTDDEKAFSKILQDARIKPMKIMAIFRELKGSFKNVFFNARNLDNLKQKERIKIKNSDIEATVNYLKKVQIESPGFYYTMRVDEENRVKNIFWTDARGKMDYELYGDFMLFDTTFSTNKYTMPFAPIVGINGHAKNVTFGCALLEDQTAETFEWMFKTFVETMNGKKPKIIMTDQDAAMKKAIADFMPDVIHRLCIWHIMKNILEKCGSFMSQKHREGMKKKLNEFVYDSLSVLEFESGWQQMLKDYDAEKNEHLQTMYRLRKMWIPVYFKEVLCPFIHYTSRSESTNSYFKDYVIPKDTIENFMSQFQIIQEVSMNKEDENRFTSLVKEPTYCTHQRIERQAAKIYNRDIFVKFQIELFNATAFSVMELIKDHQYAVIKNSYYHNPEFWKDKFIIEVDKAKQEFNCECNKLKRDGMV, translated from the coding sequence ATGCAAGCAAACAGTCTGAAGAAAACAATTGTTCTAGAAGAGTGTAACCAAGATGCAGCATCACATGAGTTGGAAATGGATAGAAATGTTGAGGAAGAGGACAGATCAAAAAGTATTGAAGAAGTAGAAATTGAAGATGATGTTGGCTCAGATGATGAAGCAACAATATCTAAAAATCAAGACTATATATTcccaactcctgaagaagtgaAAAAATGTGCCAAACCTTGTGTTGGAATGAGATTCCAAAGTCTTACTGAAGCACAAAGATATCTCAATGCACATGGTCTTCTAAATGGATATGCAATCAGGAAGGGTACAAACTATTTGAAGAAGACATACCATCTAGAATGCAATAGAAGTGGGAAGGCAAGAGTTATGGAAAACCCACAAAGGATTCGAAGGAGGAATTATATTGTGAAAACAGATTGCAAGATGAAGGTTGTAGTAAAACTGATAAATGGACAGTGGGTCTTTACAAAAGTAGACCCAGTGCATAATCACAATGTGGTATCCAATCCATCTCTGACAAAATTTTTCTTAAATCATAAAAGAATGACTGATGACGAAAAGGCCTTCTCCAAGATTTTGCAAGATGCAAGAATTAAACCAATGAAAATAATGGCAATATTCAGAGAGTTGAAGGGCAGTTTCAAGAATGTTTTTTTCAATGCAAGGAACTTGGACAACTTGAAGCAGAAAGAAAggatcaaaataaaaaattcagaCATTGAAGCAACAGTAAACTATTTGAAGAAAGTACAGATTGAAAGTCCTGGTTTCTATTATACCATGAGAGTAGATGAGGAAAACAGAGTGAAAAATATATTCTGGACTGATGCTAGAGGCAAAATGGACTATGAGTTATATGGAGACTTTATGTTGTTTGATACAACTTTTAGTACAAACAAATACACCATGCCTTTTGCACCAATAGTAGGGATAAATGGACATGCAAAGAATGTTACATTTGGCTGTGCACTACTTGAAGATCAAACTGCTGAAACTTTCGAGTGGATGTTCAAAACTTTTGTGGAAACCATGAATGGAAAGAAACCCAAGATAATCATGACTGACCAAGATGCAGCGATGAAAAAAGCAATTGCAGATTTCATGCCAGATGTGATTCATAGGTTATGCATATGGCACATAATGAAGAATATTCTTGAAAAGTGTGGATCCTTCATGAGTCAAAAGCATAGAGAAGGCATGAAAAAGAAACTGAACGAATTTGTTTATGATTCACTCAGTGTTTTAGAATTTGAGAGTGGATGGCAACAAATGCTAAAAGATTATGATGCAGAAAAAAATGAACACCTACAAACTATGTACAGGTTGAGAAAAATGTGGATCCCAGTATATTTCAAGGAAGTGCTGTGTCCATTCATTCATTATACTTCAAGGAGTGAGAGCACAAATTCATACTTCAAGGATTATGTGATTCCTAAAGATACAATAGAGAATTTCATGAGCCAGTTTCAAATAATACAAGAAGTTAGTATGAACAAAGAGGATGAGAACAGATTTACAAGTTTAGTGAAAGAACCCACCTATTGCACACATCAGCGGATTGAAAGGCAAGCAGCAAAAATATACAACAGAGACATTTTTGTGAAGTTTCAAATAGAGCTATTCAACGCAACTGCATTTTCAGTTATGGAGCTCATAAAAGATCACCAATATGCAGTCATAAAGAACTCTTACTATCACAACCCAGAGTTTTGGAAGGACAAGTTCATTATAGAAGTTGACAaagcaaaacaagagtttaattGTGAATGTAACAAGCTAAAAAGGGATGGTATGGTTTGA
- the LOC120706883 gene encoding uncharacterized protein LOC120706883 isoform X2, which yields MLPSPLQDPPTTRSGQRRGRPPSRMPLHLSSSPRASRLLDGILEARERPEDDDVGVEVDAAPAWRRRRHRPPDPDPARREGRRRPRPSPEVEEEEESGARASRRRRSTTPCSSTRPPPTTSCSPSLSVRKAYAISELKMMLILLFQKSIQAWLLVEGDSEGSAARQQSSGELWKEEKTKEWHIRATSKQARLSL from the exons ATGCTGCCGTCGCCGCTCCAGGACCCTCCGACGACCAGATCTGGTCAGCGGAGGGGGCGCCCCCCCTCTCGCATGCCGCTTCACCTCTCCTCGTCTCCTCGCGCAAGCCGCCTCCTCGATGGCATTCTGGAGGCCAGAGAGCGGCCTGAGGACGACGACGTCGGCGTCGAGGTAGACGCTGCCCCAGCCTGGCGACGCCGACGCCACAGGCCCCCCGATCCAGATCCAG CaaggagggagggaaggagaaggCCCCGGCCAAGTCcggaggtggaagaagaagaagaaagtggagCAAGGGCAAGCAGAAGGAGAAGGTCAACAACGCCGTGCTCTTCGACCAGGCCACCACCTACGACAAGCTGCTCTCCGAG CTTATCTGTAAGAAAAGCATATGCTATTTCAGAACTAAAAATGATGTTGATTCTGCTATTTCAAAAATCAATTCAGGCTTGGTTGTTGGTGGAAG GTGACAGCGAGGGTAGTGCTGCACGGCAGCAGAGCAGCGGCG AATTATGGAAGGAAGAAAAGACAAAAGAATGGCATATCAGAGCAACCAGTAAGCAAGCACGATTG AGCTTATAG
- the LOC120706883 gene encoding uncharacterized protein LOC120706883 isoform X1: MLPSPLQDPPTTRSGQRRGRPPSRMPLHLSSSPRASRLLDGILEARERPEDDDVGVEVDAAPAWRRRRHRPPDPDPARREGRRRPRPSPEVEEEEESGARASRRRRSTTPCSSTRPPPTTSCSPSLSVRKAYAISELKMMLILLFQKSIQAWLLVEGDSEGSAARQQSSGELWKEEKTKEWHIRATSKQARLVSQIPFCILFYHIDFFAFHLL; this comes from the exons ATGCTGCCGTCGCCGCTCCAGGACCCTCCGACGACCAGATCTGGTCAGCGGAGGGGGCGCCCCCCCTCTCGCATGCCGCTTCACCTCTCCTCGTCTCCTCGCGCAAGCCGCCTCCTCGATGGCATTCTGGAGGCCAGAGAGCGGCCTGAGGACGACGACGTCGGCGTCGAGGTAGACGCTGCCCCAGCCTGGCGACGCCGACGCCACAGGCCCCCCGATCCAGATCCAG CaaggagggagggaaggagaaggCCCCGGCCAAGTCcggaggtggaagaagaagaagaaagtggagCAAGGGCAAGCAGAAGGAGAAGGTCAACAACGCCGTGCTCTTCGACCAGGCCACCACCTACGACAAGCTGCTCTCCGAG CTTATCTGTAAGAAAAGCATATGCTATTTCAGAACTAAAAATGATGTTGATTCTGCTATTTCAAAAATCAATTCAGGCTTGGTTGTTGGTGGAAG GTGACAGCGAGGGTAGTGCTGCACGGCAGCAGAGCAGCGGCG AATTATGGAAGGAAGAAAAGACAAAAGAATGGCATATCAGAGCAACCAGTAAGCAAGCACGATTGGTGAGCCAGATACCATTCTGTATTCTCTTTTACCATATTGATTTTTTTGCTTTTCATTTGCTGTGA
- the LOC120706885 gene encoding respiratory burst oxidase homolog protein B-like: protein MADTEAATDLGSSRRSQDDTATLIPHSGNLEESSRRGVKTTRFKDDDEVLEITLDVQCDSVAIEDVRAVDDGGSGHGGGFDGLSLVSPSSSRSGKLASKLRQVTNGLKLKNSSNKAQQTQLGKNTRKRLDRSKSGAAVAMKGLQFVTAKVGQDGWAAVEKRFNQLQVDGVLLRSRFGKCIGMEGSDEFAGQVFDSLARKRGIVKQVLTKNELKDFWEQLSDQGFDNRLRTFFDMVDKNADGRITAEEVKEIITLSASANKLSKLKERADEYTALIMEELDPTNLGYIELEDLEALLLQSPSQAAARSSTTHSSKLSKALSMRLATNKDTNQFYHYWQEFLYFLEENWKRIWVMTLWLSICIALFIWKFIQYRNRAVFDIMGYCVTTAKGAAETLKFNMALVLFPVCRNTITWIRSKTKIGAVVPFNDNINFHKVIAAGVAVGVALHAGAHLTCDFPRLLHASDAAYEPMKPFFGDKRPPNYWWFVKGTEGWTGVVMVVLMTIAFVLAQPWFRRDRLKDSNPLKKMTGFNAFWFTHHLFVIVYALLIVHGICLYLSRKWYKKTTWMYLAVPVLLYVSERILRLFRSHDAVRIQKVAVYPGNVLALYMSKPPGFRYRSGQYIFINCRAVSPYEWHPFSITSAPGDDYLSVHIRTRGDWTSRLWTVFSEACRPPTDGESGLLRADLSKGISESNARFPKLLIDGPYRAPAQDYREYDVLLLIGLGIGATPLISIVKDVLNHIQQGGYVAGTEPEGSGKTKKRPFMTKRAYFYWVTREEGSFEWFQGVTNEVAEKDKDGVIELHNHCSSVYEEGDARSALIVMLQELQHAKKGVDILSGTSVKTHFARPNWRSVFKHVAVNHENQRVGVFYCGEPVLVPQLRQLSADFTHKTNTKFEFHKENF from the exons ATGGCAGACACTGAAGCTGCCACGGACCTAGGCAGTTCACGGAGATCACAAGATGACACCGCAACATTAATCCCACACAGTGGCAACTTGGAAGAATCAAGCCGGAGGGGTGTGAAGACAACCAGGTTCAAAGATGATGATGAGGTTTTGGAGATCACTCTTGATGTACAGTGTGATTCGGTGGCAATAGAAGATGTCAGAGCAGTTGATGATGGTGGCTCAGGGCATGGTGGTGGGTTTGACGGCCTGTCACTAGTGTCACCTTCCTCATCAAGGAGCGGCAAACTCGCATCAAAGCTAAGGCAGGTAACAAACGGGCTAAAgctgaagaactcaagcaataAGGCACAACAGACACAGTTGGGAAAGAACACGAGGAAGAGATTGGACAGAAGCAAGAGTGGTGCTGCTGTGGCAATGAAGGGCCTGCAGTTTGTAACTGCGAAAGTTGGCCAAGATGGTTGGGCTGCAGTGGAGAAGCGCTTCAATCAGTTACAGGTCGATGGCGTCCTGCTACGTTCAAGATTTGGGAAATGCATTG GGATGGAAGGATCTGATGAGTTTGCAGGGCAAGTGTTCGACTCATTGGCAAGGAAGAGAGGGATAGTGAAGCAGGTGCTGACTAAGAATGAGCTGAAAGATTTCTGGGAGCAACTCAGCGATCAGGGGTTTGACAACCGTCTCCGGACATTCTTTGACAT GGTTGATAAGAATGCTGATGGAAGGATCACAGCAGAGGAGGTTAAGGAG ATTATTACCCTTAGTGCATCAGCAAACAAACTTTCCAAGCTGAAGGAACGAGCTGATGAGTACACAGCACTCATCATGGAAGAACTTGACCCTACTAACCTCGGATACATAGAG CTTGAGGATCTGGAGGCACTTTTGCTGCAGTCACCATCTCAAGCTGCTGCAAGATCAAGTACAACACATAGCTCAAAGCTTAGCAAAGCTCTTAGCATGAGGCTTGCTACAAACAAGGACACAAATCAATTTTACCACTACTGGCAAGAGTTCTTGTACTTCCTTGAGGAGAACTGGAAGCGTATTTGGGTTATGACTCTCTGGCTCTCAATCTGCATTGCCCTCTTCATTTGGAAGTTTATCCAATACCGTAATCGAGCTGTATTCGACATTATGGGTTATTGTGTGACAACTGCAAAAGGTGCTGCAGAGACTCTCAAATTCAATATGGCCCTGGTTCTTTTTCCTGTTTGCCGAAATACAATAACTTGGATTCGGTCCAAGACAAAGATCGGAGCCGTTGTGCCCTTCAATGATAACATAAACTTTCATAAG GTAATAGCAGCAGGTGTTGCAGTAGGTGTTGCTTTGCATGCAGGTGCTCACCTGACATGTGATTTTCCTCGGCTGCTCCATGCAAGTGATGCTGCTTATGAACCTATGAAGCCTTTCTTTGGGGACAAAAGACCACCAAATTACTGGTGGTTTGTAAAGGGAACTGAAGGGTGGACAGGTGTGGTCATGGTTGTACTTATGACTATAGCTTTTGTATTAGCCCAACCATGGTTTAGACGTGACAGGCTCAAGGATTCTAATCCCCTCAAGAAAATGACTGGCTTCAATGCCTTCTGGTTTACCCACCACTTGTTCGTTATTGTATATGCACTGCTCATCGTCCATGGAATCTGCTTATATCTAAGCAGGAAATGGTACAAGAAAACG ACTTGGATGTACCTTGCTGTTCCTGTGCTCTTGTATGTAAGTGAGCGCATTCTTCGGCTATTTAGGAGCCATGATGCAGTTAGGATTCAGAAG GTTGCTGTATATCCGGGGAATGTCTTGGCTCTCTATATGTCCAAACCACCTGGTTTCAGATATCGGAGTGGACAGTATATCTTTATAAACTGCCGTGCCGTGTCCCCGTATGAATG GCACCCATTTTCTATCACTTCAGCACCAGGAGACGATTATCTTAGTGTTCACATTCGCACAAGGGGCGATTGGACTTCACGCCTTTGGACTGTCTTCTCTGAG GCATGCCGACCTCCAACTGACGGAGAAAGTGGACTCCTTCGAGCTGACCTTTCCAAGGGGATTTCTGAAAGCAACGCCAG ATTCCCAAAACTTCTTATTGATGGACCATATCGTGCTCCGGCGCAAGATTACCGGGAATATGATGTACTACTGCTCATTGGACTAGGCATTGGAGCCACTCCGCTGATTAGCATTGTGAAGGATGTGCTTAACCACATTCAGCAGGGGGGATATGTTGCAGGCACAGAGCCTGAGGGCAGTGGAAAGACAAAGAAGAGACCGTTCATGACAAAGAGGGCCTACTTTTACTGGGTGACGAGAGAAGAGGGATCCTTTGAATGGTTCCAAGGGGTCACGAACGAGGTGGCTGAGAAGGACAAGGATGGAGTGATTGAGCTCCACAACCATTGCTCGAGTGTCTACGAGGAAGGGGATGCACGTTCTGCACTCATTGTCATGCTGCAAGAGCTCCAACATGCAAAGAAGGGAGTGGATATCTTGTCTGGAACTAGCGTCAAAACACATTTTGCACGGCCTAACTGGCGAAGTGTCTTCAAACATGTTGCAGTGAACCATGAGAACCAACGCGTCG GAGTTTTCTACTGTGGGGAGCCTGTGCTGGTGCCGCAGCTACGGCAGCTGTCAGCTGATTTCACCCACAAGACAAATACAAAGTTTGAGTTTCACAAGGAGAACTTCTAA